From Calonectris borealis chromosome 7, bCalBor7.hap1.2, whole genome shotgun sequence, one genomic window encodes:
- the LOC142084560 gene encoding lipase member M-like isoform X1, translating to MWLFIAVLFLTQAPANSKDAIEQKAAINPETFMNVSQMICHRGYPGEEYEVLTRDGYYVRLNRIPRGRENPRNRGPKPVVFLQHGLLGEGSHWVENLANNSLGFILADSGYDVWLGNSRGTRWSRRHQHLSADQVEFWDFSFHEMAMYDLPAMIDFVLRKSGQKQIYYVGYSQGCTIAFIAFSSMPELAQKIKMFFALAPVVTIKHAKSPIMKMSFLLDKQFKMFQLLLGRTDASLRMRKLWRFLPQLCGHPLLHKPCANLFFLLGGYNEKNLNMTRLDVYTSHYPDGTSVKNMIHWAQVMKSGEFKAFDYGSKNPAVYHQETPPFYRVEEMPVPTAVWSGGEDWAADHRDVLLLLPRITHLVTYGHIPDWNHWDFIWGLDAPGRLYSSILELMEGSR from the exons ATGTGGCTGTTTATTGCAGTCCTGTTTTTGACGCAAGCACCCGCCAACTCAAAAGATGCCATTGAGCAGAAGGCGGCGATAAATCCCGAGACTTTCATGAATGTT agcCAAATGATCTGCCACAGAGGGTACCCTGGTGAGGAGTATGAAGTCCTGACTCGTGACGGCTATTACGTCAGGCTGAACAGAATTCCTCGCGGGAGAGAAAATCCTAGGAACAGAG GGCCCAAGCCGGTTGTGTTTCTCCAGCATGGATTACTTGGAGAAGGCAGCCACTGGGTGGAAAATCTGGCTAACAACAGCCTTGGCTTCATACTAGCAGACTCCGGCTATGACGTCTGGCTGGGAAACAGCCGGGGAACAAGATGGTCCCGGAGACACCAGCACCTTTCAGCTGACCAGGTTGAATTCTGGGATTTCAG CTTTCATGAAATGGCAATGTATGACCTCCCAGCCATGATCGACTTTGTTCTGCGGAAGAGTGGGCAGAAGCAGATCTATTACGTTGGCTACTCCCAGGGCTGCACGATCG catTCATTGCGTTTTCATCCATGCCAGAACTGGCtcagaaaatcaaaatgttttttgcCCTGGCTCCAGTAGTGACAATCAAGCACGCCAAAAGTCCCATCATGAAAATGTCCTTCCTTCTGGACAAGCAATTCAAGATGTTTCAG CTTCTGCTCGGCAGAACGGACGCCTCGCTGCGGATGAGGAAGCTGTGGAGGTTTCTCCCCCAGCTGTGCGGGCACCCGCTGCTGCACAAGCCCTGTGCcaacctcttctttctgctgggCGGCTACAACGAGAAGAACCTCAACATG ACGCGGCTGGATGTGTACACATCCCACTATCCAGATGGGACGTCTGTCAAAAACATGATACACTGGGCCCAG GTGATGAAATCAGGAGAATTCAAAGCCTTCGACTACGGCAGCAAAAACCCAGCCGTGTATCACCAG GAGACACCTCCCTTCTACCGGGTGGAGGAGATGCCCGTGCCCACTGCGGTGTGGTCGGGGGGCGAGGACTGGGCAGCTGACCACAGGGatgtcctcctgctgctgccccgcaTCACCCATCTCGTCACCTATGGCCACATCCCTGACTGGAACCACTGGGACTTCATCTGGGGCTTGGACGCCCCTGGGCGCCTCTACAGCAGCATCCTGGAGCTGATGGAGGGGTCCCGGTAG
- the PAOX gene encoding peroxisomal N(1)-acetyl-spermine/spermidine oxidase, giving the protein MGAHWIHGPSPGNPVFRLATRYGLLGPEAAREENQQAEAGGHPPPPSVTYGSSGRALSPQAVSEAHDLFDTLLASARAFRGAEEPPAASVGQYLRAEIARRVPALAGGEEDARRLRLAVLATCFKLECCISGTHSMDLVALEPFGEYVSLPGLDCTFPGGYSGLPDRMLSALPEGTVLLNKAVRTIRWRGSFREEGDEARDFPVRVECEDGDAFLADHVIVTVPLGFLKEHHQDFFQPPLPERKAEAIRRLGFGTNNKIFLEFEQPFWEPQQQLLEVVWEDESPLEEPSADLENNWFKKLIGFVVLQPPEQHGHVLCGFIAGKESEYMETLSDAEVLGTMTRVLRTLTGNPRLPAPRSVLRSRWHSAPYTRGSYSYVAVGSSGDDIDVLAQPLPEDPEDPRPLQLLFAGEATHRTFYSTTHGALLSGWREAERLNQLFEAPSPAPRL; this is encoded by the exons ATGGGGGCACACTGGATCCACGGCCCCTCACCGGGGAACCCCGTCTTCCGCCTGGCCACCCGCTACGGCCTGCTGGGCCCGGAGGCTGCCCGGGAGGAGAACCAgcaggcggaggcggggggccaccccccgccaccctccgTCACCTACGGCAGCTCGGGGAGGGCGCTGAGCCCGCAGGCGGTGAGCGAAGCCCACGACCTCTTCGACACCCTCCTGGCCTCTGCCCGCGCTTTTCGGGGGGCCGAGGAGCCACCAGCGGCCAGCGTGGGACAGTACCTGCGGGCGGAGATCGCCCGGAGAGTCCCCGCTTTGGCGGGGGGCGAGGAGGACGCCCGTCGGCTCCGGCTGGCCGTCCTCGCCACCTGCTTCAAGCTGGAGTGTTGCATCAGCGGGACCCACAGCATGGACCTGGTGGCCCTGGAGCCCTTCGGGGAGTACGTCTCCCTGCCCGGCCTGGACTGCACCTTCCCGGG CGGCTACAGCGGCTTGCCCGATCGCATGCTCTCGGCTCTGCCGGAGGGCACCGTCCTGCTCAACAAGGCGGTGAGGACCATCCGGTGGAGAGGGTCCTTCCGCGAGGAAGGGGACGAGGCCAGGGATTTCCCCGTCCGGGTGGAGTGCGAGGACGGAGACGCCTTCCTCGCCGACCACGTCATCGTCACTGTCCCGCTGG GTTTCCTCAAGGAACACCACCAGGACTTCTTCCAGCCTCCCCTGCCGGAGCGGAAAGCAGAAGCCATTCGCCGCCTGGGTTTTGGCACCAACAACAAGATCTTTCTGGAGTTCGAGCAGCCTTTCTGGGaaccccagcagcagctcctcgaAGTGGTGTGGGAGGACGAGTCGCCCCTCGAGGAGCCTAGCGCCGACTTGGAGAACAACTGGTTCAAGAAGCTCATCGGATTCGTGGTCCTCCAACCGCCGGAGCA GCACGGGCACGTCCTCTGCGGCTTCATCGCGGGGAAGGAGTCGGAGTACATGGAGACGCTGAGCGATGCGGAGGTTCTTGGCACCATGACGCGCGTGCTCCGCACGCTGACAG GGAACCCGCGCCTGCCCGCTCCCAGGAGCGTGCTGAGGTCCCGGTGGCACAGCGCTCCCTACACCCGGGGCTCCTACAGCTACGTGGCCGTCGGCAGCTCGGGGGACGACATCGACGTGCTGGCTCAGCCCCTGCCCGAGGACCCCGAGGACCCCAGG CCTCTGCAGCTCCTCTTCGCCGGCGAGGCCACCCACCGCACCTTCTACTCCACCACCCACGGGGCCCTGCTGTCGGGCTGGCGAGAGGCCGAGCGCCTCAACCAGCTCTTCGAggcacccagccccgctcctcggctcTGA
- the LOC142084560 gene encoding lysosomal acid lipase/cholesteryl ester hydrolase-like isoform X2, with the protein MNVSQMICHRGYPGEEYEVLTRDGYYVRLNRIPRGRENPRNRGPKPVVFLQHGLLGEGSHWVENLANNSLGFILADSGYDVWLGNSRGTRWSRRHQHLSADQVEFWDFSFHEMAMYDLPAMIDFVLRKSGQKQIYYVGYSQGCTIAFIAFSSMPELAQKIKMFFALAPVVTIKHAKSPIMKMSFLLDKQFKIPPGKEQFLPQLCGHPLLHKPCANLFFLLGGYNEKNLNMTRLDVYTSHYPDGTSVKNMIHWAQVMKSGEFKAFDYGSKNPAVYHQETPPFYRVEEMPVPTAVWSGGEDWAADHRDVLLLLPRITHLVTYGHIPDWNHWDFIWGLDAPGRLYSSILELMEGSR; encoded by the exons ATGAATGTT agcCAAATGATCTGCCACAGAGGGTACCCTGGTGAGGAGTATGAAGTCCTGACTCGTGACGGCTATTACGTCAGGCTGAACAGAATTCCTCGCGGGAGAGAAAATCCTAGGAACAGAG GGCCCAAGCCGGTTGTGTTTCTCCAGCATGGATTACTTGGAGAAGGCAGCCACTGGGTGGAAAATCTGGCTAACAACAGCCTTGGCTTCATACTAGCAGACTCCGGCTATGACGTCTGGCTGGGAAACAGCCGGGGAACAAGATGGTCCCGGAGACACCAGCACCTTTCAGCTGACCAGGTTGAATTCTGGGATTTCAG CTTTCATGAAATGGCAATGTATGACCTCCCAGCCATGATCGACTTTGTTCTGCGGAAGAGTGGGCAGAAGCAGATCTATTACGTTGGCTACTCCCAGGGCTGCACGATCG catTCATTGCGTTTTCATCCATGCCAGAACTGGCtcagaaaatcaaaatgttttttgcCCTGGCTCCAGTAGTGACAATCAAGCACGCCAAAAGTCCCATCATGAAAATGTCCTTCCTTCTGGACAAGCAATTCAAGAT ACCTCCTGGAAAAGAGCA GTTTCTCCCCCAGCTGTGCGGGCACCCGCTGCTGCACAAGCCCTGTGCcaacctcttctttctgctgggCGGCTACAACGAGAAGAACCTCAACATG ACGCGGCTGGATGTGTACACATCCCACTATCCAGATGGGACGTCTGTCAAAAACATGATACACTGGGCCCAG GTGATGAAATCAGGAGAATTCAAAGCCTTCGACTACGGCAGCAAAAACCCAGCCGTGTATCACCAG GAGACACCTCCCTTCTACCGGGTGGAGGAGATGCCCGTGCCCACTGCGGTGTGGTCGGGGGGCGAGGACTGGGCAGCTGACCACAGGGatgtcctcctgctgctgccccgcaTCACCCATCTCGTCACCTATGGCCACATCCCTGACTGGAACCACTGGGACTTCATCTGGGGCTTGGACGCCCCTGGGCGCCTCTACAGCAGCATCCTGGAGCTGATGGAGGGGTCCCGGTAG
- the LOC142084560 gene encoding lysosomal acid lipase/cholesteryl ester hydrolase-like isoform X3 yields MNVSQMICHRGYPGEEYEVLTRDGYYVRLNRIPRGRENPRNRGPKPVVFLQHGLLGEGSHWVENLANNSLGFILADSGYDVWLGNSRGTRWSRRHQHLSADQVEFWDFSFHEMAMYDLPAMIDFVLRKSGQKQIYYVGYSQGCTIAFIAFSSMPELAQKIKMFFALAPVVTIKHAKSPIMKMSFLLDKQFKMFQLWRFLPQLCGHPLLHKPCANLFFLLGGYNEKNLNMTRLDVYTSHYPDGTSVKNMIHWAQVMKSGEFKAFDYGSKNPAVYHQETPPFYRVEEMPVPTAVWSGGEDWAADHRDVLLLLPRITHLVTYGHIPDWNHWDFIWGLDAPGRLYSSILELMEGSR; encoded by the exons ATGAATGTT agcCAAATGATCTGCCACAGAGGGTACCCTGGTGAGGAGTATGAAGTCCTGACTCGTGACGGCTATTACGTCAGGCTGAACAGAATTCCTCGCGGGAGAGAAAATCCTAGGAACAGAG GGCCCAAGCCGGTTGTGTTTCTCCAGCATGGATTACTTGGAGAAGGCAGCCACTGGGTGGAAAATCTGGCTAACAACAGCCTTGGCTTCATACTAGCAGACTCCGGCTATGACGTCTGGCTGGGAAACAGCCGGGGAACAAGATGGTCCCGGAGACACCAGCACCTTTCAGCTGACCAGGTTGAATTCTGGGATTTCAG CTTTCATGAAATGGCAATGTATGACCTCCCAGCCATGATCGACTTTGTTCTGCGGAAGAGTGGGCAGAAGCAGATCTATTACGTTGGCTACTCCCAGGGCTGCACGATCG catTCATTGCGTTTTCATCCATGCCAGAACTGGCtcagaaaatcaaaatgttttttgcCCTGGCTCCAGTAGTGACAATCAAGCACGCCAAAAGTCCCATCATGAAAATGTCCTTCCTTCTGGACAAGCAATTCAAGATGTTTCAG CTGTGGAGGTTTCTCCCCCAGCTGTGCGGGCACCCGCTGCTGCACAAGCCCTGTGCcaacctcttctttctgctgggCGGCTACAACGAGAAGAACCTCAACATG ACGCGGCTGGATGTGTACACATCCCACTATCCAGATGGGACGTCTGTCAAAAACATGATACACTGGGCCCAG GTGATGAAATCAGGAGAATTCAAAGCCTTCGACTACGGCAGCAAAAACCCAGCCGTGTATCACCAG GAGACACCTCCCTTCTACCGGGTGGAGGAGATGCCCGTGCCCACTGCGGTGTGGTCGGGGGGCGAGGACTGGGCAGCTGACCACAGGGatgtcctcctgctgctgccccgcaTCACCCATCTCGTCACCTATGGCCACATCCCTGACTGGAACCACTGGGACTTCATCTGGGGCTTGGACGCCCCTGGGCGCCTCTACAGCAGCATCCTGGAGCTGATGGAGGGGTCCCGGTAG
- the LOC142084560 gene encoding lysosomal acid lipase/cholesteryl ester hydrolase-like isoform X4 — translation MNVSQMICHRGYPGEEYEVLTRDGYYVRLNRIPRGRENPRNRGPKPVVFLQHGLLGEGSHWVENLANNSLGFILADSGYDVWLGNSRGTRWSRRHQHLSADQVEFWDFSFHEMAMYDLPAMIDFVLRKSGQKQIYYVGYSQGCTIAFIAFSSMPELAQKIKMFFALAPVVTIKHAKSPIMKMSFLLDKQFKMFLPQLCGHPLLHKPCANLFFLLGGYNEKNLNMTRLDVYTSHYPDGTSVKNMIHWAQVMKSGEFKAFDYGSKNPAVYHQETPPFYRVEEMPVPTAVWSGGEDWAADHRDVLLLLPRITHLVTYGHIPDWNHWDFIWGLDAPGRLYSSILELMEGSR, via the exons ATGAATGTT agcCAAATGATCTGCCACAGAGGGTACCCTGGTGAGGAGTATGAAGTCCTGACTCGTGACGGCTATTACGTCAGGCTGAACAGAATTCCTCGCGGGAGAGAAAATCCTAGGAACAGAG GGCCCAAGCCGGTTGTGTTTCTCCAGCATGGATTACTTGGAGAAGGCAGCCACTGGGTGGAAAATCTGGCTAACAACAGCCTTGGCTTCATACTAGCAGACTCCGGCTATGACGTCTGGCTGGGAAACAGCCGGGGAACAAGATGGTCCCGGAGACACCAGCACCTTTCAGCTGACCAGGTTGAATTCTGGGATTTCAG CTTTCATGAAATGGCAATGTATGACCTCCCAGCCATGATCGACTTTGTTCTGCGGAAGAGTGGGCAGAAGCAGATCTATTACGTTGGCTACTCCCAGGGCTGCACGATCG catTCATTGCGTTTTCATCCATGCCAGAACTGGCtcagaaaatcaaaatgttttttgcCCTGGCTCCAGTAGTGACAATCAAGCACGCCAAAAGTCCCATCATGAAAATGTCCTTCCTTCTGGACAAGCAATTCAAGAT GTTTCTCCCCCAGCTGTGCGGGCACCCGCTGCTGCACAAGCCCTGTGCcaacctcttctttctgctgggCGGCTACAACGAGAAGAACCTCAACATG ACGCGGCTGGATGTGTACACATCCCACTATCCAGATGGGACGTCTGTCAAAAACATGATACACTGGGCCCAG GTGATGAAATCAGGAGAATTCAAAGCCTTCGACTACGGCAGCAAAAACCCAGCCGTGTATCACCAG GAGACACCTCCCTTCTACCGGGTGGAGGAGATGCCCGTGCCCACTGCGGTGTGGTCGGGGGGCGAGGACTGGGCAGCTGACCACAGGGatgtcctcctgctgctgccccgcaTCACCCATCTCGTCACCTATGGCCACATCCCTGACTGGAACCACTGGGACTTCATCTGGGGCTTGGACGCCCCTGGGCGCCTCTACAGCAGCATCCTGGAGCTGATGGAGGGGTCCCGGTAG